Proteins encoded in a region of the Zea mays cultivar B73 chromosome 2, Zm-B73-REFERENCE-NAM-5.0, whole genome shotgun sequence genome:
- the LOC103646123 gene encoding pentatricopeptide repeat-containing protein At3g22470, mitochondrial has protein sequence MPSRSPPIARLLHLRRLSKSARHYLLRFAAIAKEHSDQPPPPPLPSRPRSPHPYDYNRLMSALAASVDGDGHHPGAGAERALHLLDEMRSLMGRRPDAACFTTAAAAFSSASQPGAALAVLNAMATDGVMPDAAACTVLVGVYACRLHWFDAAYEVVRWMTANGVALDVVTYSTLISGLCSAGRVAEALGVLDLMLEEGCQPNAHTYTPILHAYCTSGMIHEAKELLETMIAAGFAPSTATYNVLVEALCKACAFNEVDALLEESSAKGWTPDTITYSTYMDGLCKDGRVHKSFALVDKMLSVGLRPNEITLNILLDGVCRRSTAWAAKCLLECSAEIGWHVNVVNYNTVMRRLCDERRWLSVVKLFVDIVKKGIAPNSWTLSIVIHSLCKLGRLHEALCLIGSEEFVADVVTYNTLIRYLNFLGKAYEAYLLLHHMIEKGIAPNDTTYSLLIDCLCKEGKFLVALGCLNRCMEGGLSKAVVSSILRGLIAGGKLRELQALIGWILGQGFVLDVYIYQELIISFCKKGYCRGLEMYIVCHILERMIRLR, from the exons ATGCCCTCCCGCTCCCCTCCCATTGCCCGTCTCCTGCATCTACGCCGCCTGTCCAAGTCCGCTCGACATTACCTACTTCGCTTCGCCGCCATCGCGAAGGAACACTCCGACCAGCCCCCGCCCCCGCCTCTCCCGTCGCGACCACGGTCCCCGCACCCCTACGACTACAACCGTCTCATGTCCGCGCTCGCCGCTTCAGTCGACGGTGACGGTCACCACCCAGGCGCCGGTGCCGAGCGGGCCCTCCACCTGCTCGACGAAATGCGGAGCCTCATGGGGCGCCGCCCCGATGCCGCCTGCTTCACCACGGCCGCCGCGGCGTTCTCATCGGCGTCTCAGCCGGGAGCCGCGCTCGCCGTGCTAAACGCCATGGCCACCGATGGCGTCATGCCCGACGCTGCTGCTTGCACTGTGCTCGTCGGGGTGTACGCCTGCCGCCTGCATTGGTTCGACGCGGCCTATGAGGTCGTCAGGTGGATGACGGCGAACGGCGTGGCCCTGGACGTAGTCACCTACTCGACGCTGATATCTGGGCTGTGCAGCGCCGGGCGGGTGGCTGAGGCGCTTGGCGTGCTGGACCTGATGCTGGAGGAAGGGTGCCAGCCCAATGCTCACACATATACGCCCATCCTGCACGCCTACTGCACGAGCGGGATGATACATGAGGCCAAGGAACTCTTGGAAACGATGATTGCAGCTGGTTTTGCACCGAGCACAGCCACTTACAATGTCCTGGTTGAAGCTCTATGCAAGGCTTGTGCTTTCAATGAAGTAGATGCGCTTCTTGAGGAGAGCAGTGCAAAAGGGTGGACACCGGATACAATCACATACAGTACTTACATGGATGGACTATGCAAAGATGGCAGAGTACATAAGAGCTTTGCATTGGTAGATAAGATGTTGTCTGTTGGTCTGCGGCCCAATGAGATTACTCTGAATATCCTCCTTGATGGGGTTTGCCGCAGGTCAACTGCTTGGGCTGCCAAGTGCCTGTTGGAGTGCAGTGCAGAGATTGGATGGCATGTCAATGTTGTCAACTACAACACTGTGATGAGGAGGCTTTGCGATGAGCGGAGATGGTTGTCTGTTGTCAAGCTCTTTGTCGATATAGTCAAGAAGGGAATTGCTCCAAATAGCTGGACTTTAAGCATTGTGATCCACAGTCTCTGTAAACTTGGGAGGCTTCATGAAGCACTTTGCTTGATTGGAAGTGAAGAGTTTGTCGCTGATGTTGTGACATACAATACTTTGATCCGTTATCTCAACTTCCTGGGGAAAGCTTATGAGGCCTATCTACTGCTTCATCACATGATCGAGAAAGGTATTGCTCCCAATGACACCACCTACAGTCTTTTGATTGACTGTCTCTGTAAAGAGGGGAAATTCTTGGTTGCACTTGGCTGTTTGAACCGATGTATGGAAGGTGGGCTCTCTAAAGCTGTAGTATCAAGTATTTTACGAGGTCTCATCGCTGGTGGTAAGCTTCGTGAATTGCAAGCACTAATCGGATGGATTCTTGGACAAGGTTTCGTATTAGATGTGTATATATACCAGGAATTAATCATTTCTTTTTGTAAGAAAGGATACTGTCGAG GTCTTGAAATGTACATAGTGTGTCATATATTGGAAAGAATGATCAGGCTGAGATGA